The Polyodon spathula isolate WHYD16114869_AA chromosome 10, ASM1765450v1, whole genome shotgun sequence genome contains the following window.
atatagtgaacattgaaaaataatgtaatcaaaCGTGTGAATTACGTGTTTGTTAGATGGCAGGTGATGCGACAGGGAATACATGCATTCCGTTGAGAACCGGTATCAAACTGTTTAACGTTGTTATGGAGCATTAAAGTGAAGTGGAGCCCAGTATAAATCATGCGCAACCAGAGGGGTATTATTCCTGCCATTTGTAACGTAATGCTCATATACGGTTATCCTTCCAATAACAACAAAGTCAAATGTTATGTACAGATGCTAAAggattcagtttttcaaaaataatcTTGTAAACTTCAAGCAAGAAATTCAGGAGCAACTTCCACTATATTCTAtcacaggtctttttttttcctctctcttcAGGGCTCATGCTGTTAATTCATTCTGACCAACATGTTTCTCTTTTAcaagcttttctttttaattgttttttaatagcaTCTTATAAATACAGATGGTACTAATAAACATGAGTCAGGCTGAGGTAGTAAAGCCTATTCTAGAACAGAAATTGATTATAAAAAGGAGTGTTCTAATGAAAAGGGGTCTCATGAAAACACTGTTCATGCAAAGTCTGTTAAAGAGGTGACCCTTAAGGCAGCAATGAAATATATGGCCATGAACCaagattttaaatacattgagaATGTGAGACaaaatgatctaaaaaaaaaaaaaaaaatggcgagGATGTATGCTTATACCCTCCTCCCCTAATAAAAAGACTTCTGGTAGGAATCATTCTTGtgtttcaaaacataaaaatCCTTCATAAATATATGTGAACACCCACCAGAGTAACTGAAAGCAGCAAGCTCGACAAAGTGGGCCACTCGGCAAGTACAGATTTGTGCCAAGAGTTTAAATGTAGTCTCTCATAACTGTGATAAGATAACAAAATATTGACTTGCCTACCTTTCAAGTGCTACTGCACCTTTCACATACTGATTAAATCTACAGGGTTAATGatttcacagaaaacaaaacaaaaaagtattccaATGGCAGACTTCGTACTGATCTCCCGTTTTCAAAATACAAGAGGAAATAGCTGTGTCTCTTTTGCAAGCGTTAACGAAtgtcaaaaacaaagcaaaaaacccTGATGCACAACAGAGACAATCCTTTACGgaccaaataaaacacaacacacatcttTAACAACAGTTTTGCTAGAAATCGTTCTAGTTTTTCATACTGGGCACTACTTTAGAGCTACTGGTACATTACCTCTTACTCCAATGCTCAGAGCTCAGTAAAACGTCTTTACTGTAACTGAGAGACACTGAAACTGACAGCAGCTGAGAAGTAAAGTCATCAGTCAGTGACCTTTTCTATTTAATTGGCAAAACGTTAAACGCTGTGGACACATGCTGTTGTGTCCTTGACTGTTGTGGACACCATAAGGGTGTCACTAGATGCAACAAAACTACATTATAGTGTAGAATTGATGttatataaaactttaaataatccACTTTTCTGGATCCCTGATGTGCGCTATAACTGGTAGCAAGTAGTGGTTTAAGACCTGAAGTGTGCACAGCTGATCCGCTGCACTGAAGTAAACCTGGGTCCTGTAATAAGtaataaaactgctttaaaacagcCTGAATTATGTTCTAACTGGTAAATACCGAATTGTTCTGAAGACCTGatgtgttttaactgttttacaaTCAGCTGCTCTTGAGATGTGACCTGAGGTATAACTGAAGTGATATGTGGTTTAAACAACCAGACATGTTATACAAAAGTGTGGGGTCAAGTCAATCCACTTGACCCACCTTTAAGCCTCCATTTAATGCTTCAGTATTCCACAAATTACAGTGGAACTCTACATTCCATCACTGGaactacattttattattatggatTCTTTTTACAGGGTGGGTTGAACACAGACTCCAGCTGGTGTTAAATGTGCCACGagtattactaaataataatGCTATGCAGGCTAAGTTCTTCCTCAGTCCACTCAGCTCCAAAAGCCGACGTGTATGGTGTATATGTGGAACAAACTAGGCTGCCTACTGTATCTTTATcaatgttaaaaacacacactcaacAAGAGGTATTTTACAGAAGCTTGATTTCCAGAAATACTGGTGGTCTTACCTGAAATCATGCTCAAAAGCATATCAAATATGTTCTGATACTGAGGTAATCATTACGCTTAGTATAGCCAAGTGCTTATATGGGTAGGTATGTCTACATTTTCTAAACTGATAAATATGGCTGCCCTACTATCCTGAGATATTTTAAGCTTACAGACAGAAAAGCCTTTAAGGGTCAGATTAGAGCTAGGTAAACACAAGGAGGCCATTTTGGGGGGCTGTGGCGGCTGTTACCGGAGAGACAGACAGTATTAGCAGCAGTACTGAAGAGGTTGGGCTAGGATTGTTTGTGTCTCCATGTTACCAAGTCAGACTTTGGTAGCAAACTTCACATTTTGGGCAGGCAGGCCAGGCAATGCCcactaaatatacagtatgtatccccccctcccctcccctcccctgggAGCCAGGAAGGGGGAATGAGGGGTTCTCTCCACTGAAAGATCTGAAATAAGTCCTGCAGGCACCATTCTTCATCAAATGCCCATAGAAAGCTATATTcaacatgtttgtatttttgtttatataaccagtgtaaaaaaaaatctgaacttcATCAGACACTTAAAATACTGTATGCTATTAAAATGAGTTAGGCAGGTAATGCTGCACCCCATGACTGCAAGTCTACAGGTCTCCTAACCTGGAATATGGTATAGATGTACTGCATATTACTTCATTAGGTAcccacataaataaatatataaataaataaataattctcgTGATGCTAGGGGCCATtggctagtaaaaaaaaaaaaaaaaaaaaccttaagtaAACAGAGACAAATACAGTATAGCATACATCATACTGTGTAGGTAtacgtgtgtgtcagtgtatgtatTCATACAGTAAATCTTTATACATACTTTATTGTACTTGGTGTGTATTATCGGAGTGCATATGTGAATGTTTGCATTGACGTATGTGTTTGTGTAAACTTTAAACAAATCTTAATCTTAAGGATCTGCTACCGAATACTCCaagataaaaaactaaaaaaaaggagACACATGGGCTCTGGACAAGTGTATATAGATGCCCTGTAGACAACCAACCTGGCGCAGAAGTACTGAGAAGTTCTCAGAAGTGAATACCTGAAGAGATCTGAAGACTGCTTGACAGCTAGctgtgttttgtcatttcagacCAGGCAGTATTGGAGGAAGTGCGATCAGAACAGAACAAGTGctaattgcataaaaaaaaaaaaaaaaaaggagaacagTATGATCTTaaaactgctttttctttttttccttaaaccaaaAGGTGACTTCCAGAAAGTTACAATTCACTGTAGGGCTTCCACACTTTTTATCTCTGCCTATTTAATCTACCTACCTATTTAATAGGTTATCAGGGGCTAAGCCAACGCATACACACCTCCCATTCTTTCAGTCCTGGTGGGGACAGAATTAAAATTGATCAATAAGTTTGGCTATCTGACATCAACCAGTGTATGCTAGaggtaattatttatatttaaaaaaataaataaaaattaaaaaaatgtttggatCCAAGCTTTAATCTTCAGAATTTTTGCTCTTTGAAAAATCAGACCCTAAAGCTTATCTGTTACCCTCCCctctttttaaaagtgctttttcAAAAGTTCAGACACAAGCCTCCCCCcgtatataaaatatgtatatacatatgaATCCATTACCATATGCTTAAAAGGAAAATGTCAGCTAAAATGAAAAGGCAGGCTTTTATCATTACCAATAACTATAGCAAGATCAACAGTTATTTCCCTAAACTTAACAGCCCTCACAAAATAGCCAGCGTGTCAGCTGAGTGATTTCACTGGcagaaactggaaaacaaaagaaattaTTCAACAGGAAAAAATAATGATCCTACTGACCTTAAGTGCAGAAAAGCAACAAAAAGACAGGTTTGACAGCTTGTCCAGCTCAAGTTAAgagctaaacaaacaaaatacagaaaatatacagtgcaaaaaaaaaaaaaaaaaaaagcaagagcaaaacagaattgcaaactgCTTTCGTcttgaaagacagaaaaaaagtgaCGTTGATTTGAACAGCAAAGTTCAATAATGGCTCTGCCTACAACTAGATGGCCCTACTAGGAGTTGTCTTAAGGAGCAGATCAAAAAAATCACTTATCCTTCACTTATTTAAAATTGAGACAAAAGTATATCACCTCTTGATGATCATATCatctttgaaagaaaaaataaaagaaagaaaaaggcggGGTTGCAGGACGGGAAGAGATTCATATCTGGTCATCGGAACTAGACTGGAACCATCCAGGTTGGTCCACAAATTGGTTTAATCTGCTGTCGCAAGCCCACAGTAAAGTCCTGTCTGCACTCTGGGTTCAAGCTTGCttgggaggagggggagggataCTCACTCAAAGCTACACTTTAAAACGGTATCGGGTAACACTGTTTCAGAAACCAAATGCTTGCTACAGCGTTAAAAGAATTACTGTAAAGTGAGCAAATGGTTTTTCAAAAAGTTTTGCACTTAAATTTCTGCTTTTGTGCTCACCCAGATACTGCAAAGTAAATTGGCACTCTAATGAAGCCCCACCCAATTTCTTTACTCGTCTTTCGAATCCCTAGCCCCCTGCGACCCTTCACCCCGGAGCGAAGGATCTGACTCCTGTCCCTCCATACTCGCaagtttaacttttttctttGGAGGGTTTTTCAGTGTTCCCAGCCTCTCTTTCACTTTGTACTCCAGTGTACTGTGGGGGATCCCATATATGTTTTGTGCCTTTGACACACTCATCTTCCCGTTCATCACCACCGAAATGGCCTCCTCTAGGATCTCGCTATTATACTGCCGGTAGCGCCCCCGTTTCTTCCTCGGCTGCTTTGAATTGGGGTCTCCCTCAGTATCAGAAGTTGGGTACTGTTGTCCAGAAGTTGATTGTTCTGCATCTGAACCCCAGAAGTCAGCACCCCTCTCAAGGATGCCTCCGCAGCCTGTTCTTCGGTTTTGTTTGGGGAGAATGGCCCGTAGCTTCTTGCTGAGTGCACTTTCAGAGTGAGGACTCACCACCAGCGACCCATAGCCGTACAGGTCTGACGCATGAGAGTCCCAGGACAGGTCCATGCCTCGAACCTGGGGGATCTTGAGATCAACTGGAGCAGAGTTTCCAGGGTCCCTTTTTCCCTCCTGCAATTTTGTTTGTGTTGAACCCTTGTGGTATGCAACAGAATTCTCAAAGAGAAAAGGGAGGTCCTTCAGGTCCTTAAGTGCACTGTTCCCCCTGAACTTCAGGTGGTTGTCAAAACGTGGCTTACTCCAGGAGCCTTGCCTGGAATGAGTGGAGCGCTGTCCATGCTTTAGCAGCCCCATCGATTCCAGGCTAGCCAGAGAGACAGGTGGCTGTTGCAGCTGCTGTTTCCGGTTCTGTAGCTCCTCTTTAATCTGTAGCGAGCGAGCCATTGGAGGCTTAAGAGGGCAGGAGTGGTCGTAACTCTCCCTCGTCCCGTCCTGCAAGTTTCTCTGAGGCAGCCCACCCGCATCTCTGGAATGTCCGTCTTCACGGTTGCGGTCAGCTCTCCCTGGTCGCCTAATTGAATGGAAGGAAATTGGTGTAAGCAGGGCTTGCACAGCTTAAAGGAGGGATGGGTTTGGAAAGGTAAGGTGTGGCCACTCCTTTATTAGAAGACCTTGCTTGGGgtaacatcactttttttttttttttttggtgggttCGCTTTTCGTATATAGGTACTTaagtagaaaaaataataaaaaaaaaaaaaagcctcaagtTACTTGAaattgaagtttatttatttatcttcaaATACAAAGTGCTGTGCCAAAACcaacaaaaccataaaaaaaagcttaagggcaaagaaatgtaaaaaaaaaaaaaaattaaaataaataaaaatatatataaaattagacaGATATTTGAACCTGTCAGCCAGTCTCAGGGGGAGGGTGTTTCTCATAGCAGAAAAGCAAAGCCTCACACAAACTTTCTGAAAATAGCACCAGAATTGTAATTGACAAGATTAGTGTCCAGTAGCGTACAGCGGTTCACTAGTGTGACGTTACCACTAAACAAGTACAGCAATAAAAGAGTAAGCCAAGTGATGCAGGGTGTCACGTTTAAAATgaactcactctcacacacacacagacagaatgcTACCAATGAATTCGTTTTGGGGAATAATTTAACCGCAGCAGTGTAGCACGTTTCTATCAAACCTACCCTCACAAGGCACATTACTCATTAAGCTGCCACAGCAAGCACTTTGGCTACCTACCCTGCTTTAGCATAAATCAAACAGgaggcaaaaaataaaacacaaacacataaacatACACGCACACATAAAATGAGGGTtaacttttaaaaacagcttttttagctccaagttttttttttttttttttacagaaagatCACGCTAGAATAACTAATAAAACATGTTCAGAGTCTTGTCTTGAAAAAATACTTCATTTGAAAAGTAGTTCCCAGCCAGGTGGGTTACTATGTGAGGCTTGTaagcccataaaaaaaaaaaaaaaaaagttaaaaaaaattaataaataaataatcaatgagACATGTGGCAGATTGCCTTCACTGTTTGCCAACACCACCACAGACTGATATAACAAGCCATTCAAGGCAATGGGAGAACTGTGCTGTATGTggtgtattttctatttttatttttttcttttaaaatttagtCAAACACATAACACTCCTCAAAACAACCTTGTCAGGTACAGATGGGCTTAGAATGAAGAGTTTACAATGCCAGTGCAAAGACAGGTCCTGATACCAAGCCAATAAAACAGGCTCAAAATGAACTAGCACAACCAGAAGGAATTGGAACTAGAAGGAGAAGACTTACCAGAAATCCTttacctgtgtattttatacatttaacaaATGATGTAAGATGGGCTGAAcagatgctttaaaaataaataaaatacaaaaaacaacaaccatgCAAACTCACCATCCCTGAAGCTGCTAAgcactggcagagggatacattatttccagttttaaaaacattttctgcagCACCCATCTCAAAAGCAGTACCAGGTTGCAATGAAACCTGTTCTAACAAAGTATCAAACTGCTTTGTTGTCCAGTAATCTATGGGTTAGTCACCATTCACAATTTCAAACTTACCTTCAGTAGTAAGGTTTGAGATGCAAAGCAGCAATTCCACTGATCTGCCTACAAAACTGCGGTTGAATGCAGGTCACTGATAGTGAACTGCCAACTTCAATAACGTTTTTAAAGACCGCACATTCATAACAATAGATGAAGATCATATGCAAGACCTGTTTACTGGACTGGTAGAAACAATATAAAAGTCTACAATGTTGAAAGGATTAGGGATACTGCAGCCTCAAAATAGGAAACAtatccacatacacacaccccCTTGAAGAGAAAAGAAAGGAGTTGGTCAACTCCAACTCAGTCTGCTTACATTTCTGTTCTCACCTCAAGCTCTGGCAGAAATTTTTCAGGtcatttttacaaatttaaaatgtaggAGCATGCACAAGAAcagtaagaataaataaataaataaaaggaatgaGTTTGCTACATTATGGGATAAGAAAGAACCCATTCCCACTTCTTATCAAACCAATCGCAAGACAGATGTAGccaacagtttttttattttatgttttatgttcaAATTGTTGAATCTGGTTAACTATTCCATGTATGTATAATTCCCTGAATTAAAACAACCTAGTAATCATATATCTGTGACATCTGGATTCATAATGACATAGATTGGCTCAGTTGGTCACCCTGAGACTGTTTGGGGAGAAGGGGAAGGAGGTACGTGTGATGATCCATCTTTCAAGAGGGTAAATGGAGGGCACATCCTacagactacaaaaaaaaaaaaaaaaaaccctcttgcaGTTGTGATGAATGGATGGGGTCTCAAACAAGTGCACACACTCCGAGGCAAACTAAAAAGGGTTACCTTCACCTGACCATCCTTTTAAAAGGGGGACAGTTGCTAGTCTGTCCAACCCTTCTGGAGCTAGTCTGATTTTTCTCTTTGGTAGCTGGGAGTAAAAGATATAAAAAGGTGTTTCTTCTTACCCTTTCTCCAGGGGGGCTGTGGAGCAGCTGGGAGAATTGTTGAGGGATGAGCTGCCTGGGCTGGGACTTTTCTTGGTGGACAAATCAAGTACTCCGTCTGCAGGAAGTAGAGGCATACACAGTCATGTTAGGAAAATGTGTTTAGGTTACAAGTCTTcgctgtacatttatttattcttataaaTTAGACAGGCAAATGCCTTAAACAGAATTCTTGTTCCATAGATGGTCTGTCACATGGGCAATATTTAATTCAGTTGAGAAGGTTTACtccaaacagaacagaaaataagaacacACATAGCTAGAAATATTCACCATTCATAAGGGGGTaatcaaacaacaaaatataGCAAATGAGAACCAGTTAAGATACtatgaacatgttttattacTCCAGCCCTGCTTTAATTGACTAACAGGCAAGGTCTACCTTGGTCACTCGATTCGGATTCAGATTTCTTAACAGTGAGATCCAGCGGAGAGTCTTGGTCAGCCATGAGAAGCTTGCTGAGAACGGGGTTCTGTGCAGAGGCAGCAGCAGACGCGAGTGATGGTGCTTTCGGCAGGCTTTGGTCCTTGGTGCCGTTGGGCTGGATGGGGTCCTGAGAAGAGCTGGTTTTTGAGGTATATTCCGCAGCGAACTGTCGGATCATTCGCTGCATTATCTCGCGAGCCACTAGAGGAATGTGGGGGTCGGAGACCCTGGGGACATCTGacagtgaaaacaaattaaaaatagtaTGTGAGCAATGCATATCCAATTGCAAAATTCAAGTCATCAGTATAGTGGAAAAGTATATCACCA
Protein-coding sequences here:
- the LOC121321786 gene encoding ligand-dependent corepressor-like isoform X2: MASLCKRQQCTIERRGFRQELDSWRHKLIHCVGFESILEGLFGPGLVKDLTVFKDREPEGVSDWSFNKNCLFCCLRREKVKEHLVGLDKQTLEAGEKALCKQEQSKIHRLEKQAEEFLHAVFYRKDVPRVSDPHIPLVAREIMQRMIRQFAAEYTSKTSSSQDPIQPNGTKDQSLPKAPSLASAAASAQNPVLSKLLMADQDSPLDLTVKKSESESSDQDGVLDLSTKKSPSPGSSSLNNSPSCSTAPLEKGRPGRADRNREDGHSRDAGGLPQRNLQDGTRESYDHSCPLKPPMARSLQIKEELQNRKQQLQQPPVSLASLESMGLLKHGQRSTHSRQGSWSKPRFDNHLKFRGNSALKDLKDLPFLFENSVAYHKGSTQTKLQEGKRDPGNSAPVDLKIPQVRGMDLSWDSHASDLYGYGSLVVSPHSESALSKKLRAILPKQNRRTGCGGILERGADFWGSDAEQSTSGQQYPTSDTEGDPNSKQPRKKRGRYRQYNSEILEEAISVVMNGKMSVSKAQNIYGIPHSTLEYKVKERLGTLKNPPKKKVKLASMEGQESDPSLRGEGSQGARDSKDE